A window of Halomonas sp. H10-9-1 contains these coding sequences:
- a CDS encoding DUF938 domain-containing protein, whose amino-acid sequence MTDDRLQSPAAARNRDPILTVLRESLPESARVLELASGSGEHALHCAAAMPGWHWQPSDTDPRALASIAAWRRAAGTPNLGAPIAFDVTAEWPGAEVDAIVAINLVHISPWSVSEALMAHAGKRLVPGGVLYLYGPYRRAGQHTAPSNAAFDADLKARDARWGVRDLEAVVATAEAHGLRLVRIVEMPANNLSVVLRREH is encoded by the coding sequence ATGACCGACGACCGCCTACAGAGTCCCGCCGCTGCCCGCAATCGCGACCCGATCCTGACGGTGCTGCGCGAGTCGCTGCCCGAGTCTGCCCGGGTGCTGGAACTGGCCAGCGGCAGCGGCGAGCACGCGCTGCACTGCGCCGCTGCCATGCCGGGCTGGCACTGGCAGCCCAGCGATACCGATCCGCGCGCCCTGGCCTCCATCGCGGCCTGGCGCAGGGCCGCTGGTACGCCCAACCTTGGCGCGCCGATCGCCTTCGACGTGACCGCCGAGTGGCCGGGCGCGGAGGTCGACGCCATCGTCGCCATCAACCTGGTGCACATTTCACCCTGGAGCGTCAGCGAGGCGCTGATGGCGCATGCCGGTAAGCGCCTGGTGCCGGGCGGCGTGCTCTACCTGTATGGCCCCTATCGACGGGCCGGCCAGCATACGGCGCCGAGCAATGCGGCCTTCGATGCCGACCTGAAGGCGCGGGATGCGCGCTGGGGCGTGCGCGATCTCGAGGCCGTGGTCGCCACGGCGGAAGCTCACGGGCTGCGCCTCGTGCGGATCGTGGAGATGCCGGCCAATAACCTCAGCGTGGTGCTGCGCCGCGAGCACTGA
- a CDS encoding Na+/H+ antiporter NhaC family protein yields the protein MNAIVLSILIMVTLSLMRVSVVFALIAAAVVGGLYAGLPAGEIVTAFNDGLGNGAPVALAYATLGAFAVMLSRSGITQRLSGRVIASFQGGAHSPTHARLVTWGLFVCLILAGFISGTLIPVHIAFIPILVPPLLLVMNHLDLDRRAVACAITFSITVMYMTTPIGFGVIFLNDILMANVNQAGEAAGLVVTRDMPPRAMLIPALGMCLGLLVAIFVSYRRKRAYQDQPLSSMEQIPAASALAPWQLGGIVLALVVALVVQVWSGSMIFGGLTGFALLSLCGIVHWNEQDTVFTQGMRLMAMVGFIMIAAAGFAGVMKATGEVPALVESSVTLIGDNRGLAALVMLLVGLFITMGIGSSFSTIPIIATLYVPMCLSFGFSPLATTALVGTAAALGDAGSPASDSTLGPTAGLNADGQHDHIWDTVVPTFLHFNLPLIAFGWLAAMTL from the coding sequence ATGAACGCCATTGTGCTTTCCATCCTGATCATGGTCACCCTCAGCCTAATGCGGGTCTCGGTGGTCTTCGCCTTGATCGCCGCCGCGGTGGTCGGCGGGCTCTATGCCGGCCTGCCGGCCGGCGAGATCGTCACCGCCTTCAACGACGGCCTCGGCAACGGCGCGCCGGTGGCCCTGGCCTACGCCACCCTGGGCGCCTTCGCGGTGATGCTGTCGCGCTCGGGGATCACCCAGCGACTCTCGGGCCGGGTGATCGCCAGCTTCCAGGGCGGCGCCCACAGCCCGACCCATGCGCGGCTGGTGACCTGGGGCCTGTTCGTATGCCTGATCCTGGCCGGCTTTATCTCGGGCACCCTGATCCCGGTGCATATCGCCTTCATCCCGATCCTGGTACCGCCGCTGCTGCTGGTGATGAACCACCTGGACCTGGACCGCCGCGCCGTGGCCTGCGCCATCACCTTCAGCATCACGGTGATGTACATGACCACGCCGATCGGCTTCGGAGTGATCTTTCTCAACGATATCCTGATGGCCAACGTCAACCAGGCCGGCGAGGCCGCGGGACTGGTGGTCACCCGGGACATGCCGCCACGCGCGATGCTGATTCCGGCGCTGGGCATGTGCCTGGGGCTGCTGGTGGCGATCTTCGTCAGCTACCGCCGCAAGCGCGCCTATCAGGATCAGCCGCTGTCGAGCATGGAGCAGATCCCTGCGGCCTCGGCGCTCGCCCCCTGGCAGCTCGGCGGCATCGTGCTGGCACTGGTGGTGGCCCTGGTGGTCCAGGTGTGGAGCGGCTCGATGATCTTCGGCGGCCTCACCGGCTTCGCGCTGCTGTCGCTGTGCGGCATCGTCCACTGGAACGAGCAGGACACCGTCTTCACCCAGGGCATGCGGCTGATGGCGATGGTCGGCTTCATCATGATTGCCGCCGCCGGCTTCGCCGGGGTGATGAAGGCCACCGGCGAGGTGCCCGCCCTGGTGGAGAGCTCGGTGACGCTGATCGGCGACAACCGTGGCCTCGCCGCCCTGGTGATGCTGCTGGTGGGTCTGTTCATCACCATGGGCATCGGCTCGTCATTCTCGACCATTCCGATCATCGCCACCCTCTACGTGCCGATGTGCCTGAGCTTCGGCTTCTCGCCGCTGGCCACCACGGCGCTGGTCGGCACCGCCGCCGCCCTGGGCGACGCCGGCTCCCCGGCCTCCGACTCCACCCTGGGGCCCACTGCCGGTCTCAACGCCGACGGCCAGCACGACCATATCTGGGACACCGTCGTGCCCACCTTCCTGCACTTCAACCTGCCGCTGATCGCCTTCGGCTGGCTCGCGGCCATGACCCTCTGA
- a CDS encoding phytanoyl-CoA dioxygenase family protein: MTQPSSPIATRVTAEIVEAFARDGAVVIRGLFNADWIAELTAGIEDNLAHPSPRAKVASRPDDPGWFFEDFSNWQHNPAYRRFIFDSGVGEVAARLMDSREARLYHDHLLVKEPGTRQRTPWHQDQPYYNVEGHQNVSMWLPVDPVSRADSLEFVAGSHRGPWLMPRTFMDHQAKWFPEGSLEELPDIEARRDAYPILGWALEPGDAVFFNMLTLHAAAGVSGTHRRRAFSLRFLGDDMVHAPRSWTTSPPFPGLDQELPAGVPMDHPLFPRLV; this comes from the coding sequence ATGACACAGCCCTCATCCCCCATCGCCACCCGCGTCACCGCCGAGATCGTCGAGGCCTTCGCCCGCGACGGCGCCGTGGTCATTCGCGGCCTGTTCAACGCCGACTGGATCGCCGAGCTGACCGCCGGCATCGAGGATAACCTGGCCCACCCAAGCCCCCGGGCCAAGGTCGCCAGCCGGCCCGACGACCCCGGCTGGTTCTTCGAGGATTTCAGCAACTGGCAGCACAACCCTGCCTATCGGCGCTTCATCTTCGACTCCGGGGTCGGCGAGGTCGCAGCCCGCTTGATGGACAGCCGCGAGGCGCGCCTCTACCACGACCACCTGCTGGTCAAGGAGCCCGGCACGCGCCAGCGCACCCCCTGGCATCAGGACCAGCCCTACTACAACGTTGAGGGCCATCAGAACGTCAGCATGTGGCTGCCGGTGGACCCGGTCTCCCGGGCCGACAGCCTGGAGTTCGTGGCGGGCTCGCACCGCGGCCCCTGGCTGATGCCGCGCACCTTCATGGACCATCAGGCCAAGTGGTTCCCCGAGGGCAGCCTCGAGGAGCTGCCGGACATCGAGGCTCGGCGTGACGCCTACCCCATTCTCGGCTGGGCGCTGGAGCCCGGCGATGCGGTGTTCTTCAACATGTTGACCCTGCATGCCGCCGCCGGGGTCAGCGGCACCCATCGCCGCCGGGCCTTCTCGCTGCGCTTCCTCGGCGACGACATGGTCCATGCGCCGCGCAGCTGGACCACCTCGCCGCCCTTCCCCGGCCTCGACCAGGAACTGCCGGCGGGCGTGCCGATGGATCATCCGCTGTTTCCGCGCCTGGTATAG